The following coding sequences lie in one Calidithermus timidus DSM 17022 genomic window:
- the xdhB gene encoding xanthine dehydrogenase molybdopterin binding subunit — MRAEDRFLFGTSYVGTPVGKAIPHESAVEHVTGRALYTDDLLARFPELLHAWPVLAPHAHARVLSLEPSGALALPGVVTVLTAADVPGVGHSSHYHDEPLFPTEVMFYSQPVAWVLGESLEAARMGATRVEVEYEPLPAILSLEEAIAAESFLAGPLRLSRGDAAAALARAPHRLSGEVRIGGQEHFYLETHVTIAHLDESGGVMVHSSTQHPSETQEVVAMVLGLPRNQVTVQCLRMGGGFGGKETQANPFAAIAALGAWKTRRPVRVRLPRHLDMALSGKRHPFLGRYEAGFDDEGRLLAARIELYSDGGYSLDLSEPVLWRAMFHSDNAYFVPDLEVTGHVCKTHKTSQTAFRGFGGPQGMVVIEDLLDRVARSLGLPPEVVRERNFYREGQSTHYGQVVKDAGRIHAIWSELKASSELERRRAELAAFNASSPHVKRGLAITPVKFGISFTATFYNQAGALVLIYRDGSVQINHGGTEMGQGVHTKVLQVAAQSLGVPLEHIRIMPTRTDKVPNTSATAASTGSDLNGAAVRQACETLKERLAPVAARYLECPPERVRFEEGRVFPEGQPERFVPFARVVEAAYLERIPLFAQGYYRTPDIHFDKGKGQGKPFHYFAYGAAVSEVEVDGFTGEYRFLRTDILHDVGDSLSPLVDRGQVEGGFVQGLGWLTLEELVWDAQGRLATGGASTYKLPSWSELPELLNVRFLERATEPGVIYGSKAVGEPPFMLAISVREALKDAVAAFGKGGIVELDAPSTPERVYWAIEKARAEREVAVGDDPLP, encoded by the coding sequence GCTTTCGCTCGAGCCTTCGGGGGCGCTGGCACTGCCCGGCGTGGTCACGGTGCTCACCGCCGCGGACGTGCCCGGCGTGGGCCACTCCTCGCACTACCACGATGAGCCCCTTTTCCCCACCGAGGTGATGTTCTACAGCCAGCCGGTGGCCTGGGTGCTGGGGGAGAGCCTCGAGGCCGCCCGGATGGGGGCGACCCGCGTCGAGGTCGAGTACGAGCCCCTTCCGGCCATCCTCAGCCTCGAGGAGGCCATCGCTGCCGAGAGCTTCCTGGCCGGGCCGCTGCGCCTGAGCCGAGGCGACGCCGCCGCCGCGCTGGCGCGGGCCCCCCACCGCCTGAGCGGGGAGGTGCGCATCGGCGGGCAGGAGCACTTCTACCTCGAGACCCACGTGACAATCGCCCACCTCGACGAGTCGGGCGGGGTGATGGTGCATTCCTCGACCCAGCATCCCAGCGAGACCCAGGAGGTCGTGGCGATGGTGCTGGGCCTGCCGCGCAACCAGGTCACGGTGCAGTGCCTGCGCATGGGCGGGGGCTTCGGCGGCAAGGAGACCCAGGCCAACCCCTTCGCGGCCATCGCCGCGCTGGGGGCTTGGAAGACCCGCCGCCCGGTGCGGGTGCGGCTGCCACGCCACCTCGACATGGCCCTCTCGGGCAAGCGCCACCCCTTCCTGGGGCGCTACGAGGCCGGCTTCGACGACGAGGGCCGCCTGCTGGCCGCCCGCATCGAACTCTACTCCGACGGCGGCTATAGCCTCGACCTCTCCGAACCCGTGCTGTGGCGGGCGATGTTCCACAGCGACAACGCCTACTTCGTGCCCGACCTCGAGGTCACCGGCCACGTCTGCAAGACCCACAAGACCTCCCAGACCGCCTTCCGCGGCTTCGGCGGACCGCAGGGCATGGTGGTCATCGAGGACCTGCTCGACCGGGTGGCCCGCAGCCTGGGCCTGCCGCCGGAGGTGGTGCGCGAGCGCAACTTCTATCGGGAGGGCCAGAGCACCCACTACGGGCAGGTGGTCAAGGACGCCGGGCGCATCCACGCCATCTGGTCCGAGCTCAAGGCCAGCAGCGAGCTCGAGCGCCGCCGCGCCGAACTCGCCGCCTTCAACGCCTCGAGCCCCCACGTCAAGCGGGGCCTCGCCATCACGCCGGTCAAGTTCGGCATCTCCTTCACCGCCACCTTCTACAATCAGGCCGGAGCGCTGGTGCTGATCTACCGCGACGGCAGCGTGCAGATCAACCACGGCGGCACCGAGATGGGGCAGGGGGTGCACACCAAGGTGCTGCAGGTGGCCGCGCAGAGCCTGGGGGTGCCGCTGGAGCACATCCGCATCATGCCCACCCGCACCGACAAGGTACCCAACACCTCGGCCACCGCCGCCTCCACCGGCTCCGACCTCAACGGCGCGGCGGTGCGGCAGGCTTGCGAAACCCTCAAGGAGCGGCTGGCCCCGGTGGCGGCCCGCTACCTGGAGTGCCCCCCCGAGCGGGTGCGCTTCGAGGAAGGCCGCGTCTTCCCCGAGGGACAGCCCGAGCGCTTCGTGCCCTTCGCAAGGGTGGTGGAGGCGGCCTACTTGGAGCGCATCCCCCTCTTCGCCCAGGGCTACTACCGCACCCCGGACATCCACTTCGACAAGGGCAAGGGGCAGGGCAAGCCCTTCCACTACTTCGCCTACGGCGCGGCGGTGAGCGAGGTGGAGGTCGATGGCTTCACCGGCGAGTACCGCTTCCTGCGCACCGACATCCTGCACGACGTGGGCGACTCGCTCTCCCCGCTCGTCGACCGCGGCCAGGTGGAGGGTGGCTTCGTGCAGGGGCTGGGCTGGCTGACGCTGGAGGAGCTGGTCTGGGACGCGCAGGGTCGCTTGGCGACAGGCGGGGCGAGCACCTACAAGCTGCCCTCCTGGTCGGAGCTGCCCGAGCTGCTCAACGTGCGCTTCCTCGAGCGCGCCACCGAACCCGGCGTGATCTACGGCTCCAAGGCGGTGGGCGAGCCCCCATTCATGCTGGCGATCTCGGTGCGTGAGGCCCTCAAGGATGCGGTGGCCGCCTTCGGCAAGGGCGGCATCGTCGAGCTCGATGCGCCCTCCACCCCGGAGCGGGTGTACTGGGCCATCGAGAAGGCGCGCGCGGAGAGGGAAGTGGCGGTGGGGGACGATCCTCTGCCATGA
- a CDS encoding urate hydroxylase PuuD: MNPLHQDRLRLIKWPWILAMGVLLALGYVLVQVNGWQAHAREWLGLVVRWLHIVYGIAWIGASFYFIFLENALERVGVRSELSGNIWTIHGGGIYYLEKYKTAPKELPPYLHWFKWDAYFTWVTGFLLLVIVYYADPKAILLAPGSPLSDGAAIALAVGSLVAAWLVYVALSRTVLLYRPALFLLVGGVLVAVAAWLLSQVFSGRGTFMHIGAMLGTIMAGNVFFVIIPSQKALVRAAQRGEALDPAFVSWVQLRSRHNNYITLPVLFTMIAHHFPTTYSGGLGWLILLLLFVAGVAVRHFINVTEQRHHTTLKEGGAMPYLLVLALALVLGAFYLSAPEKSAAAAEGPAVPFSQVQGIVAARCQGCHSSRPTQPGFASAPAGFVLDTPEQIVAQAQKIKQVAVDSEYMPLGNLTQMTREERERLGRWVEQGAKGP, encoded by the coding sequence TTGAACCCGTTGCATCAAGACCGGCTGAGGCTGATCAAATGGCCCTGGATCCTCGCGATGGGGGTGCTGCTGGCGCTGGGCTACGTGCTGGTACAGGTCAACGGCTGGCAGGCCCACGCCCGCGAGTGGCTGGGCCTGGTGGTGCGCTGGCTGCACATCGTCTACGGCATCGCCTGGATCGGGGCGAGCTTCTACTTCATCTTCCTCGAGAACGCCCTCGAGCGCGTGGGGGTGCGCTCCGAGCTCTCGGGCAACATCTGGACCATCCACGGCGGGGGGATTTACTACCTCGAGAAGTACAAGACCGCGCCCAAGGAGCTGCCGCCCTACCTGCACTGGTTCAAGTGGGACGCCTACTTCACCTGGGTCACGGGCTTTTTGCTCCTGGTCATCGTGTACTACGCCGATCCCAAAGCCATCCTGCTGGCGCCGGGGAGCCCGCTCTCGGATGGGGCGGCCATCGCGCTGGCGGTGGGGAGCTTGGTGGCGGCGTGGCTGGTGTACGTGGCGCTCTCGCGCACGGTGCTGCTCTACCGCCCGGCCTTGTTTTTGTTGGTGGGTGGGGTGCTGGTGGCGGTGGCGGCCTGGCTGCTCTCGCAGGTGTTCAGCGGGCGCGGCACCTTCATGCACATTGGGGCCATGCTGGGCACCATCATGGCGGGCAACGTCTTCTTCGTGATCATCCCCTCGCAGAAGGCGCTGGTGAGGGCTGCGCAGCGGGGCGAGGCCTTGGACCCGGCCTTCGTGAGCTGGGTGCAACTGCGCAGCCGCCACAACAACTACATCACCCTGCCGGTGCTCTTCACCATGATCGCCCACCACTTCCCCACCACCTACTCCGGTGGCCTGGGCTGGCTGATCCTGCTGCTGCTCTTCGTGGCCGGGGTGGCGGTGCGGCACTTCATCAACGTCACCGAGCAACGCCACCACACCACGCTCAAGGAGGGTGGGGCCATGCCCTACTTGTTGGTGTTGGCGCTGGCGCTGGTGCTGGGGGCCTTCTACCTCAGCGCGCCTGAGAAGTCGGCAGCCGCTGCCGAAGGCCCGGCGGTGCCCTTCAGCCAGGTGCAGGGCATCGTCGCCGCGCGCTGCCAGGGCTGCCACTCGAGCCGCCCCACCCAGCCCGGCTTCGCCTCGGCCCCGGCCGGCTTCGTGCTCGACACGCCCGAGCAGATCGTGGCCCAGGCCCAGAAGATCAAGCAGGTGGCCGTGGACTCCGAGTACATGCCGCTGGGCAACCTGACCCAAATGACCCGCGAAGAGCGCGAGCGGCTGGGGCGCTGGGTCGAGCAGGGGGCCAAGGGGCCTTAA
- a CDS encoding metallophosphoesterase family protein, whose product MRIALFSDVHGNRFALEAVLRDVEAAKPDAIANLGDQVWGAADPAGAWRLQQGLGAVTVRGNTDEFLSDPEGVRKAHTGVALPLAAWLREQLGPGVPEALKALPTVAELAEGAVLIAHGSLHSPHEALFPTAQANTPVGQVSARMLEQVAAYPKARVVVVGHTHTEMIATEGPISFVNAGAVSRQKDGNPVARWVLLEERQGSWNVSFRRVPYDFEAAARWALGHSPIGEQEAWQLRSGRLPR is encoded by the coding sequence ATGCGGATCGCCCTATTCTCCGACGTTCACGGTAACCGCTTTGCCCTCGAGGCCGTGCTGCGAGACGTCGAGGCGGCCAAACCCGACGCCATCGCCAACCTGGGCGACCAGGTGTGGGGCGCCGCCGACCCGGCGGGAGCCTGGAGGCTCCAGCAGGGCCTGGGGGCGGTCACGGTGCGGGGCAACACCGACGAGTTCCTGAGCGACCCCGAGGGGGTGCGCAAAGCGCATACCGGCGTTGCCCTCCCCCTGGCTGCCTGGCTGCGCGAGCAGTTGGGGCCGGGCGTCCCCGAGGCCCTGAAGGCCCTGCCCACCGTGGCCGAGCTGGCCGAGGGCGCGGTGCTGATCGCCCACGGCTCGCTGCATAGCCCCCACGAGGCGCTCTTCCCGACTGCGCAGGCCAACACCCCGGTGGGGCAGGTTTCGGCGCGGATGCTCGAGCAGGTCGCGGCCTATCCCAAAGCCCGCGTGGTGGTGGTGGGGCACACCCACACCGAGATGATCGCGACGGAGGGGCCGATCAGCTTCGTCAACGCCGGGGCGGTCTCCCGCCAGAAGGACGGCAACCCGGTGGCTCGTTGGGTGCTGCTCGAGGAGCGGCAGGGGAGCTGGAACGTGAGCTTCCGCCGCGTGCCCTACGACTTCGAGGCCGCCGCCCGCTGGGCGCTGGGACATTCCCCCATCGGCGAGCAGGAGGCCTGGCAACTGCGCAGTGGAAGATTGCCGAGGTGA
- a CDS encoding nucleoside deaminase — protein MKREFMQEAARLALENVQSGLGGPFGAVIVKDGRIIARGANCVTRTNDPTAHAEVVAIREAGRVLGTFDLSGCEIYSSCEPCPMCLSAIYWARIGKIYYGCTAKDAAVIGFADQFIYDELSRPKSERRLPLEQLERELCLRAFEAWEQDANKIPY, from the coding sequence ATGAAACGTGAGTTTATGCAGGAAGCGGCCCGGCTGGCGCTGGAGAACGTGCAATCGGGGCTGGGCGGTCCCTTTGGCGCGGTCATCGTGAAGGATGGGCGCATCATCGCCCGTGGAGCCAACTGCGTCACCCGCACCAACGACCCTACCGCCCACGCCGAGGTGGTGGCCATCCGCGAGGCTGGGCGGGTGCTGGGCACCTTCGACCTCTCAGGCTGCGAGATCTACAGCAGTTGTGAGCCCTGCCCCATGTGCCTGTCGGCGATCTATTGGGCCCGCATCGGCAAGATCTACTACGGCTGCACCGCCAAAGACGCCGCGGTCATCGGCTTCGCCGACCAGTTCATCTACGACGAGCTTTCCCGCCCTAAGAGCGAGCGTCGCCTGCCTTTAGAGCAGCTCGAGCGCGAGCTGTGCCTGCGGGCCTTCGAGGCCTGGGAGCAGGACGCGAATAAAATCCCGTATTGA
- a CDS encoding allantoinase: MFDLVLRGGTLVLERGTVAADLAVEDGKIAQVGPELGAGREEIDARGLHVFPGLIDVHVHFNEPGHEDWEGIATGSAALAAGGGTLFFDMPLNSIPCVLDARSFDAKLEALRAKSLTDFALWGGLTPHNLERLPELAERGAIGFKAFMSNSGLPEFPHADDYTLYRGMQTAARLGLPVAVHAESDNLTARLAAEIRAKGGKGVRDYLASRPLLAELEAIQRATLLAQETGCKLHLVHISSGRGVVLAAEARARGVDVSLETCPHYLFFDEEDLERLGAVAKCAPPLRPQAEQEALWRAVLEGSVDLVASDHSPSSPDLKENPDFFAVWGGIAGVQSTLAVLLEAGFHRRGLPLEAVARLTAHNPARRFGLGGKGGLEVGHDADLALVDLDQPFTLRPEDLFYRHQQSPYLGHGFRGTLRRTLLRGETVFLDGKPAASVQGQLVRPKS; this comes from the coding sequence GTGTTTGACCTGGTGCTGCGCGGCGGGACGCTGGTCCTCGAGCGGGGGACCGTGGCGGCCGACCTGGCGGTGGAGGACGGAAAAATCGCCCAGGTCGGCCCGGAACTGGGGGCGGGCCGGGAGGAGATCGACGCGCGGGGCCTGCACGTCTTTCCCGGCCTCATCGACGTGCACGTGCACTTCAACGAGCCCGGCCACGAGGACTGGGAGGGCATCGCCACCGGCAGCGCGGCCCTGGCGGCAGGGGGCGGCACGCTGTTCTTCGACATGCCGCTCAACTCCATCCCCTGCGTGCTCGACGCCCGGAGCTTCGACGCCAAGCTCGAGGCCCTGCGCGCGAAGTCCCTCACCGACTTCGCCCTGTGGGGTGGGCTCACGCCCCATAACCTCGAGCGCCTCCCCGAGCTGGCCGAGCGCGGCGCGATCGGCTTCAAGGCCTTCATGTCCAACTCGGGCCTTCCCGAATTCCCCCACGCCGACGACTACACCCTCTACCGGGGGATGCAGACCGCCGCCCGGCTGGGCCTGCCGGTGGCCGTCCACGCCGAGAGCGACAACCTCACCGCGCGGCTGGCCGCCGAGATCCGGGCCAAAGGCGGGAAGGGCGTGCGCGACTACCTGGCCTCGAGGCCGCTGCTCGCCGAGCTCGAGGCCATCCAGCGGGCCACGCTGCTGGCCCAGGAGACCGGCTGCAAGCTGCACCTCGTCCACATCAGCTCGGGCCGGGGGGTGGTGCTGGCCGCCGAGGCCCGCGCACGCGGGGTGGACGTGAGCCTGGAGACCTGCCCCCACTACCTCTTCTTCGACGAGGAAGACCTGGAGCGCCTGGGCGCCGTCGCCAAGTGCGCCCCGCCGCTGCGCCCGCAGGCCGAGCAGGAGGCCTTGTGGCGGGCCGTACTGGAGGGCTCGGTGGACCTCGTGGCCTCCGACCACTCGCCCTCCTCGCCCGACCTCAAGGAAAACCCCGACTTCTTCGCGGTGTGGGGCGGGATCGCCGGGGTGCAGTCCACGCTGGCGGTGCTGCTCGAGGCCGGCTTCCACCGCCGGGGCCTGCCGCTGGAGGCCGTCGCCCGCCTCACCGCCCACAACCCCGCCCGGCGCTTCGGGCTTGGGGGGAAGGGGGGGCTCGAGGTGGGCCACGACGCCGATTTAGCCCTGGTGGACCTCGACCAACCCTTTACCCTGCGTCCCGAAGACCTCTTCTACCGCCACCAGCAGAGCCCCTACCTCGGCCACGGCTTCCGCGGCACCCTCCGGCGCACACTGCTGCGGGGGGAGACGGTATTCTTGGACGGGAAGCCCGCCGCGAGCGTCCAGGGCCAACTGGTGCGCCCCAAATCCTAG
- the allE gene encoding (S)-ureidoglycine aminohydrolase, producing the protein MQQLGFTRSSVQPDHALLTPDTFIRALLPGMSKAVAIVHTAPALGAAFTEYTVEFEAGGRVGPAPEAVQRFVYVLEGEVVLEVGRKKHRLKPGGYAYVPADVAHSLASSQPSRAVLIEKPYQELGGVEPPKLFVGDEGKIPGTPLGGDEALQVRVLLPDVMPHDFQVNTMTFAPGASLALVEIHLMEHGLLMLQGGGIYRLNEKWYPVQAGDFIYMAPYCPQWFGALGKTPAKYLLYKDWNRHPLE; encoded by the coding sequence ATGCAGCAACTCGGCTTCACCCGCAGCAGCGTTCAGCCCGACCACGCCCTGCTCACCCCCGACACCTTCATCCGCGCCCTGCTCCCGGGGATGAGCAAGGCCGTCGCCATCGTCCACACCGCCCCGGCGCTGGGGGCCGCCTTCACCGAGTACACGGTCGAGTTCGAGGCCGGAGGCCGCGTAGGGCCAGCGCCCGAGGCCGTGCAGCGCTTTGTGTACGTGCTCGAGGGCGAGGTGGTGCTCGAGGTAGGCCGCAAGAAGCACAGGCTCAAACCCGGCGGCTACGCCTACGTCCCCGCCGACGTGGCCCACAGCCTGGCCTCGAGTCAGCCCAGCCGCGCGGTGCTCATCGAGAAGCCTTACCAGGAGCTGGGGGGCGTAGAACCTCCCAAGCTCTTCGTGGGCGACGAGGGCAAGATCCCCGGCACCCCCCTGGGCGGCGACGAGGCTTTGCAGGTGCGGGTGCTCCTCCCCGACGTCATGCCCCACGACTTCCAGGTCAACACCATGACCTTCGCCCCCGGCGCCAGCCTGGCCCTGGTCGAGATCCACCTGATGGAGCACGGCCTCTTGATGCTGCAGGGCGGGGGCATCTACCGCCTGAACGAGAAGTGGTACCCCGTGCAGGCCGGGGACTTCATCTACATGGCCCCCTACTGCCCGCAGTGGTTCGGCGCGCTGGGCAAGACCCCGGCCAAGTACCTGCTCTACAAGGACTGGAACCGGCACCCGCTCGAGTGA
- the uraD gene encoding 2-oxo-4-hydroxy-4-carboxy-5-ureidoimidazoline decarboxylase: MRLDAINQLDKEAFVALLGGVFEHSPWVAERSWASRPFASLEALHQAMCFAMRQAPATQQITLIRAHPELASRARMSPDSVQEQRGAGLDRLTPEEYERFQQLNRLYRQKFGFPFILAVKGKDKNDILQALEARLPNDRESEFETALSQIERIARFRLEALVEE, translated from the coding sequence ATGCGACTCGACGCGATCAACCAACTCGACAAGGAAGCTTTCGTAGCGCTGCTGGGCGGCGTTTTTGAGCACTCGCCCTGGGTGGCCGAGCGCTCGTGGGCTTCGCGGCCCTTCGCCAGCCTCGAGGCGCTGCACCAGGCGATGTGCTTCGCCATGCGCCAGGCCCCGGCCACCCAGCAGATCACGCTAATTCGCGCCCACCCCGAGCTCGCCAGCCGCGCCCGGATGAGCCCGGACTCGGTGCAGGAGCAGCGGGGCGCCGGCCTCGACCGCCTCACGCCCGAGGAATACGAGCGCTTCCAACAGCTCAACCGCCTCTACCGCCAGAAGTTCGGCTTCCCCTTCATCCTCGCGGTCAAGGGCAAGGATAAAAACGACATCCTCCAAGCCCTCGAGGCCCGCCTCCCCAACGACCGCGAGAGCGAGTTCGAGACCGCCTTGAGCCAGATCGAGCGCATCGCCCGCTTCCGGCTCGAGGCGCTGGTGGAGGAGTAA
- the uraH gene encoding hydroxyisourate hydrolase: MARLSTHVLDTAHGKPAAGLRIELFAVSGSKQILLREAVTNADGRTDEPLLSGETIPTGTFELVFHAGEYLRGKGLELPDPPFLDQVVVRFGIAEPHGHYHVPLLLSPYGYSTYRGS; the protein is encoded by the coding sequence ATGGCCCGACTTTCGACCCACGTCCTCGACACCGCCCACGGCAAGCCCGCCGCCGGCTTGCGCATCGAGCTGTTCGCGGTTTCGGGTAGCAAGCAAATCCTGCTGCGCGAGGCCGTGACCAACGCCGACGGCCGCACCGACGAGCCCCTCTTGTCGGGCGAGACCATCCCCACCGGCACCTTCGAGCTGGTCTTTCACGCGGGGGAGTACCTGCGGGGGAAGGGCCTCGAGCTCCCCGACCCGCCCTTCCTCGACCAGGTGGTGGTGCGCTTCGGCATCGCCGAGCCTCATGGCCATTACCACGTGCCGCTGCTGCTGTCGCCCTACGGCTACAGCACTTATCGGGGGTCTTGA
- a CDS encoding allantoate amidohydrolase: MTDLESLTQRVLSACADLARMSQEPGRITRTFLSPPMRQVHAYLKEWMERLGMSVWVDPIGNLRGYYPANKPTAPRLLLGSHLDTVPNGGAYDGALGVVLAVALLEALGGRRLGFGVEVIGFSEEEGVRFGVPFLGSRALVGRADAALLALKDEQGVSVAQALRDFGLEPERVREAALQGEVLGYLEFHIEQGPVLESLEYPLGLVEAIVGQSRLEVGFRGKAGHAGTTPMHLRRDALAGAAEWIGLVEREAWGEPGLVATVGQIQALPGAGNVIPGEVRCSLDVRHAFDEVRTRSVAHLITRAQQVAQRRGLELAWEVKLDQGAVPCDPTLLERLEWAVQDCELPVHRMPSGAGHDAMILAERVPSAMLFLRSPGGLSHHPDERVLPEDVTAALRVGLRWLEILEEHGV, translated from the coding sequence ATGACCGATCTCGAAAGCCTCACCCAGCGTGTTTTGAGCGCCTGCGCCGATCTGGCCCGCATGAGCCAGGAGCCGGGGCGCATCACCCGTACCTTCCTTTCCCCGCCCATGCGCCAGGTTCACGCCTACCTGAAGGAGTGGATGGAGCGGCTGGGGATGTCGGTGTGGGTGGACCCCATCGGCAACCTGCGCGGCTACTACCCGGCCAACAAGCCCACCGCGCCGCGATTGCTGCTCGGCTCGCACCTCGACACCGTGCCCAACGGGGGCGCTTACGACGGGGCCTTGGGGGTGGTGCTCGCCGTCGCCCTGCTCGAGGCCCTCGGGGGGCGCAGGCTGGGCTTCGGGGTCGAGGTCATCGGCTTCTCGGAGGAGGAGGGGGTGCGCTTCGGGGTGCCCTTCCTGGGGAGCCGGGCGCTGGTGGGCCGGGCCGACGCCGCCTTGCTGGCGCTGAAGGACGAGCAGGGGGTGAGCGTGGCCCAGGCGCTGCGGGACTTCGGCCTCGAGCCCGAGCGCGTCCGGGAAGCCGCTCTGCAGGGGGAGGTGCTGGGCTACCTTGAGTTCCACATCGAGCAGGGCCCGGTGCTGGAGAGCCTGGAGTACCCGCTGGGCCTGGTGGAGGCCATCGTGGGGCAGAGCCGGCTCGAGGTGGGCTTCCGGGGCAAGGCGGGCCACGCCGGCACCACCCCCATGCACCTGCGCCGCGATGCGCTGGCGGGGGCCGCGGAGTGGATCGGCCTGGTCGAGCGCGAGGCCTGGGGCGAGCCGGGGCTGGTGGCGACGGTGGGGCAGATCCAGGCCCTCCCCGGCGCGGGCAACGTGATCCCCGGCGAGGTGCGCTGTAGCCTGGACGTGCGCCACGCCTTCGACGAGGTGCGCACCCGCTCGGTAGCCCACCTCATCACCCGCGCCCAGCAGGTCGCCCAGCGGCGGGGCCTCGAGCTGGCCTGGGAGGTCAAGCTCGACCAGGGGGCGGTGCCCTGCGACCCCACGCTGCTCGAGCGGCTGGAGTGGGCCGTGCAGGACTGCGAGTTGCCCGTCCACCGCATGCCCAGCGGCGCGGGCCACGACGCGATGATCCTGGCCGAGCGGGTGCCCAGCGCCATGCTCTTCCTGCGCAGCCCCGGCGGCCTCAGCCACCACCCCGACGAGCGCGTGCTGCCCGAGGACGTGACCGCGGCGTTGCGGGTGGGCTTGCGCTGGCTGGAGATCCTGGAGGAACACGGTGTTTGA
- the xdhC gene encoding xanthine dehydrogenase accessory protein XdhC, with protein MTGRADAPGGLMDWDWTAKLRELAEGGEAVVIATVAAVRGHAPREAGAKMLVTAGAAYGTVGGGNLEELTLQSAREMLAGREPGPRLLTVRLNPKEGEFGLQCCGGEVTLLLEPFSTTRPAIAIFGVGHVGLALARVLCLLPIELWLVDSRAHMLSDERLAPLTGGEARLHPRHLPIPEQAIAELPAGAHLVVMTHDHHEDLALLEAALRRGDLGFIGLIGSSVKWSNFRQTLKAQGFGEAELERVTTPIGIEGIRGKKPAHIAIATAAQLVQVLEGEGASTPLPKGKLEV; from the coding sequence ATGACAGGGCGGGCCGATGCGCCGGGGGGATTGATGGACTGGGACTGGACCGCCAAGCTACGCGAGCTCGCCGAAGGGGGTGAGGCGGTGGTGATCGCGACCGTGGCGGCGGTGCGCGGCCACGCCCCGCGCGAGGCGGGGGCCAAGATGCTGGTCACGGCGGGTGCGGCCTACGGCACGGTGGGCGGGGGGAACCTCGAGGAACTCACCCTCCAGAGCGCCCGCGAGATGCTGGCGGGGCGTGAGCCGGGCCCCCGGCTGCTCACCGTGCGGCTCAACCCCAAGGAGGGGGAGTTCGGCCTGCAGTGCTGCGGCGGCGAGGTGACGCTGCTGCTCGAGCCCTTCAGCACCACCCGCCCGGCCATCGCCATCTTCGGCGTGGGGCACGTGGGGCTGGCCTTGGCCCGCGTTTTGTGCTTGTTGCCCATCGAGTTGTGGTTGGTAGACTCGCGTGCGCACATGCTGTCCGACGAACGCCTGGCCCCGCTGACCGGGGGCGAGGCCCGCCTGCACCCCCGCCACCTGCCCATCCCCGAGCAGGCCATCGCCGAACTGCCCGCCGGGGCCCACCTGGTGGTCATGACCCACGACCACCACGAGGACCTGGCCCTGCTCGAGGCCGCCCTGCGCCGCGGCGACCTGGGCTTCATCGGCCTGATCGGCAGCAGCGTGAAGTGGTCCAACTTCCGCCAGACCCTCAAGGCCCAGGGCTTCGGCGAGGCCGAGCTCGAGCGCGTCACCACCCCCATCGGGATCGAGGGCATCCGGGGCAAGAAGCCCGCCCACATCGCCATCGCGACGGCGGCCCAGTTGGTGCAGGTGCTCGAGGGCGAAGGCGCGTCTACTCCCTTGCCGAAAGGGAAACTCGAGGTTTAA